A genomic stretch from Methylorubrum extorquens includes:
- a CDS encoding protein of unknown function; putative exported protein (Evidence 5 : Unknown function), with protein MRAPSLALLTLLTTLTPALTPAWAQSPGNRGATSRQNQSFEYQNQNRNFEQRQTLENSAIRNQIQRAPLNVPPPAGPSFGIRR; from the coding sequence ATGCGCGCCCCGTCTCTCGCCCTCCTTACCCTGCTCACCACCCTGACTCCGGCACTGACGCCCGCTTGGGCGCAGAGCCCCGGCAATCGCGGCGCTACGAGCCGGCAGAACCAGTCGTTCGAGTACCAGAACCAGAACCGCAACTTCGAACAGCGCCAGACTTTGGAGAACAGTGCCATCCGCAACCAGATCCAGCGGGCGCCGCTCAACGTTCCGCCGCCGGCCGGGCCGTCCTTCGGCATCCGCCGCTGA
- a CDS encoding protein of unknown function (Evidence 5 : Unknown function), with protein sequence MMQEPNDAHGAFRPRPSDDEAPSAPTSIAARAMAALRPEGASYLSGLNPEQRRAVEATEGPVLVLAGAGTGKTRVLTTRIAHLIATGKARPYDILSVTFTNKAAREMKHRIGGLIGPAGEGMPWLGTFHAIGTKILRRHAELVGLKSDFTILGTDDHLRLMKQVISDQNIDEKRWPARSLAHTIDGWKNRGLSPEQVPPGEAQSFAFGKGGQLYAAYQARLATLNAVDFGDLLLLCLKLWRENPDILANYQDRFRYILVDEYQDTNVAQYLWLRLLAQARKKRRLRRRRRPVDLRLARRRGRQHPALRARFSRRHRGAAGAQLPLDRPHPRRRLRAHRQERGPPRQDPADRGRGGRARHGHGLVGFRRGGASGRRIDRVAPAQGGTRSRRSRCWCGSRRRCARSRIGSFRLACPIASSAARASTSAPRSATRWPICASP encoded by the coding sequence ATGATGCAAGAGCCCAACGACGCGCACGGCGCGTTCCGGCCGCGCCCGTCCGACGACGAAGCGCCGTCGGCCCCGACCTCCATCGCCGCCCGCGCTATGGCCGCCCTGCGACCCGAGGGCGCGTCCTACCTCTCCGGCCTCAACCCGGAGCAGCGCCGCGCCGTGGAGGCGACGGAGGGCCCCGTGCTCGTGCTCGCGGGCGCCGGCACCGGCAAGACGCGGGTTCTGACGACGCGCATCGCCCACCTCATCGCCACCGGCAAGGCGCGGCCCTACGACATCCTCTCGGTGACCTTTACCAACAAGGCCGCCCGCGAGATGAAGCACCGCATCGGCGGGCTGATCGGGCCGGCGGGCGAGGGCATGCCCTGGCTCGGCACCTTCCACGCCATCGGCACCAAGATCCTGCGTCGCCACGCCGAACTCGTCGGGCTCAAATCCGACTTCACGATTCTCGGCACCGACGACCATCTCCGCCTGATGAAGCAGGTCATCAGCGACCAGAACATCGACGAGAAGCGCTGGCCGGCGCGCTCGCTGGCCCACACCATCGACGGCTGGAAGAACCGGGGCTTGAGCCCCGAACAGGTGCCGCCGGGCGAGGCGCAGTCCTTCGCCTTCGGCAAGGGCGGGCAGCTCTACGCGGCGTATCAGGCCCGGCTCGCCACCCTCAACGCGGTCGATTTCGGCGACCTCCTGCTGCTTTGCCTCAAGCTGTGGCGCGAGAATCCGGACATCCTGGCCAATTACCAGGACCGCTTCCGCTACATCCTCGTGGACGAGTACCAGGACACCAACGTCGCGCAGTATCTCTGGTTGAGGCTTCTCGCCCAGGCGCGGAAAAAACGTCGCCTGCGTCGGCGACGACGACCAGTCGATCTACGGCTGGCGCGGCGCCGAGGTCGACAACATCCTGCGCTTCGAGCACGATTTTCCCGGCGCCACCGTGGTGCGGCTGGAGCGCAACTACCGCTCGACCGGCCACATCCTCGCCGCCGCCTCCGGGCTCATCGCCAAGAACGAGGGCCGCCTCGGCAAGACCCTGCGGACCGAGGACGAGGCGGGCGAGCCCGTCACGGTCACGGGCTCGTGGGATTCCGAAGAGGAGGCGCGTCAGGTCGCCGAATCGATCGAGTCGCTCCAGCGCAGGGGGGCACGCGCTCTCGGAGATCGCGGTGCTGGTGCGGATCTCGG